A single Marinobacter sp. es.042 DNA region contains:
- a CDS encoding AMP-dependent synthetase/ligase has protein sequence MTTSSIPDLTLTQMLRAHAVERPDALALRQKDFGIWQAYSWQDYYRRARHFGLGLRAMGLEPGGHVAIISENRVEWVIGQMGIGLVQGICVGVYPTSPWNEVAYVLEHSDAEFVICEDQEQTDKVLEAWPDLPKLKHCIAIDMKGLRYYPEPPAAFEDIETRGREFETQHPGLVDELLDSQQMDDTALMIYTSGSTGRPKGAMISWHNLHAAAPGLIELLQADEHGSSLSYLPLCHVAEQAFTNIAPIYVGSTVNFGESLRTIQEDLRETAPTFFLGVPRIWEKLHSSIYIKIQETGRLRQALFNWAIRVCSPMATKPRSDWNLKEKCLYSISYWFVLRALQNFIGLRRCSIALTGAAPISTGILEFFRTIGIPLVEVYGQTESTGVATAQPVEDVRLGTVGVAVSGVEVTLGEHNEIIMRGGSMFKGYYKNDEATASTLKDGWLHTGDVGEWRDGQLKIVDRLKDIMITAGGKNLSPTEIENTIKASPYIKECIVIGEARKYVSALIQIDFDTVAKWAEQERIAYTTFRSLTEQPQVNELIQAEVNKGNEQLPQVAQIKRFHLLTKELDHDDDEVTATMKVRRSNIYEKYTEVIESLYA, from the coding sequence ATGACAACGTCTTCCATACCTGACCTCACGCTCACCCAGATGCTCCGGGCCCACGCAGTCGAGCGGCCGGACGCCCTGGCCCTGCGCCAGAAGGACTTCGGTATCTGGCAGGCCTATTCCTGGCAGGATTATTATCGGCGGGCCCGGCACTTCGGACTGGGGCTGCGTGCCATGGGGCTCGAACCGGGTGGCCACGTGGCCATTATCTCGGAAAACCGAGTGGAGTGGGTCATTGGCCAGATGGGCATCGGCCTGGTGCAGGGCATCTGTGTCGGTGTCTATCCCACCAGTCCCTGGAACGAGGTGGCCTATGTCCTGGAGCACAGCGACGCGGAATTTGTGATCTGCGAAGATCAGGAACAGACCGACAAGGTGCTGGAAGCCTGGCCAGATTTGCCCAAACTGAAGCACTGCATTGCCATCGATATGAAGGGCCTGCGCTATTATCCGGAGCCGCCGGCCGCGTTCGAGGATATCGAGACCCGGGGCCGGGAATTTGAAACGCAACATCCCGGCCTGGTGGATGAATTGCTGGACAGCCAGCAAATGGATGACACCGCCCTGATGATCTACACCTCCGGGTCTACCGGCCGACCCAAGGGGGCAATGATCAGTTGGCACAACTTGCACGCTGCGGCGCCGGGGCTGATTGAGCTGTTGCAGGCGGACGAACACGGCTCCAGCCTTTCCTATCTGCCGCTCTGCCACGTGGCAGAACAGGCTTTTACTAACATTGCACCAATCTATGTCGGGAGCACGGTCAACTTTGGCGAAAGCCTGAGAACTATCCAGGAGGATCTGCGCGAGACAGCACCGACCTTTTTTCTGGGCGTGCCCAGGATCTGGGAGAAACTGCACTCGTCCATCTACATCAAGATTCAGGAGACCGGGCGCTTGCGGCAGGCGTTGTTCAACTGGGCGATCCGGGTGTGTTCGCCTATGGCCACGAAACCCCGCTCAGACTGGAACCTGAAGGAAAAATGCCTGTATAGCATCAGCTACTGGTTCGTGTTGCGCGCCTTGCAGAATTTTATCGGCCTGCGCCGATGCAGCATTGCGCTCACCGGGGCGGCCCCTATATCAACCGGCATACTGGAGTTCTTCCGAACCATCGGCATTCCCCTGGTAGAGGTATATGGCCAGACGGAAAGCACCGGCGTTGCCACGGCGCAGCCCGTTGAGGACGTGCGCCTGGGAACGGTGGGTGTAGCTGTGTCCGGTGTTGAGGTAACGCTTGGCGAACACAACGAGATCATCATGCGCGGTGGCAGCATGTTCAAGGGGTATTACAAGAACGACGAGGCCACGGCTTCAACTTTGAAGGATGGCTGGCTGCACACCGGCGACGTGGGTGAATGGCGGGATGGCCAGCTAAAGATCGTCGACCGTCTGAAAGACATCATGATCACCGCCGGCGGCAAGAATCTTTCGCCCACGGAGATCGAAAACACCATCAAGGCCAGTCCCTATATCAAGGAATGCATTGTGATCGGTGAGGCCAGAAAATATGTGTCTGCGCTGATCCAGATTGATTTCGATACGGTGGCCAAATGGGCAGAGCAGGAGCGAATTGCCTATACCACCTTCCGGAGCCTGACCGAGCAGCCGCAGGTGAATGAACTCATCCAGGCAGAAGTGAACAAGGGCAACGAGCAGCTACCACAGGTGGCGCAGATCAAACGCTTCCACTTGCTGACCAAGGAACTGGACCACGACGATGACGAGGTAACGGCGACCATGAAAGTCCGCCGGAGCAATATCTACGAGAAATATACCGAGGTGATCGAGTCGCTTTACGCCTGA
- a CDS encoding ABC transporter ATP-binding protein, producing the protein MEALLEIDNIEVVYNKSVQVLRGLSLRVPKGAIVALLGSNGAGKSTTLKSVSGLLTLEDGEVTAGEVRFRGKDVKGVPPERLVRDGLFHVMEGRRVFEDLTVEENLIAATYALSGSKPSLSDSYELVYNYFPRLKERRKQLAGYLSGGEQQMLALGRALIAQPDLIMLDEPSLGLAPLLVEEIFTIVARINREQGTAILLVEQNAAVSLAIASYGYIMENGKIVIDGPADKLTANEDVQEFYLGVGGKEGEARSYRDIKHYKRRKRWLS; encoded by the coding sequence ATGGAAGCCTTACTGGAAATCGATAATATCGAGGTGGTCTACAACAAGTCAGTACAGGTCCTCCGAGGCCTGTCACTGCGGGTGCCGAAGGGGGCCATTGTGGCGCTCCTCGGCTCCAATGGCGCCGGTAAATCAACCACGCTGAAAAGCGTCTCAGGGCTGCTGACCCTGGAAGATGGGGAAGTCACTGCCGGCGAAGTACGCTTCAGGGGCAAGGATGTAAAAGGCGTTCCGCCGGAGCGGCTGGTGCGCGACGGGCTCTTTCATGTCATGGAAGGCCGACGAGTATTCGAGGACCTCACGGTTGAGGAGAACCTGATTGCCGCCACCTACGCGCTCAGTGGCAGTAAGCCTTCCCTGAGTGACAGCTATGAGCTGGTTTATAACTATTTCCCGAGACTGAAGGAGCGCCGCAAGCAGCTGGCCGGTTACCTCTCCGGAGGCGAGCAGCAGATGCTGGCCCTGGGGCGGGCGCTGATTGCACAGCCGGACCTGATCATGCTGGATGAGCCCTCCCTCGGTCTAGCGCCGCTGCTGGTGGAAGAGATCTTTACCATCGTGGCCAGAATCAACCGGGAACAGGGGACCGCCATTCTTCTGGTGGAACAGAACGCCGCGGTTTCACTGGCCATTGCGTCCTACGGCTACATCATGGAGAACGGCAAGATCGTGATCGATGGCCCGGCGGACAAACTCACGGCCAATGAAGATGTTCAGGAGTTCTATCTGGGTGTGGGTGGCAAGGAAGGTGAGGCCCGCAGTTATCGAGACATCAAGCACTACAAACGCCGTAAACGGTGGCTGTCATGA
- a CDS encoding ABC transporter substrate-binding protein has protein sequence MFRNILKKGRRLAALGSLVAALTVAAPALAQDKEPIVFGGSIPLSGVFAFAGIHLHAGLTDYTTWINSQGGINGHPVEYVMEDTAYEVDRSVAAFKKISGRSSPATYYGDSTGFMKAIASELNSQGNTLMSGASFATVLTDNETYPYQFIPGPNYSQMFGIILEYIASQGEGGDMPNVAFVYSDTEFGKDPIENGKARAAELGIDVVEEIVTKPGSVDVSAEVLKLRRVRPDYVVFHGYVLSPINEFMVQMRQMGLDTQFMGTFWSSDKLIIDKMGADADGYMGVMPYNYYDSEESGPMLDALRAQAEKSDPEAGYRPTGYIQGWFNAMVWTEVIKRTLDADKELTADNMAEALASIKDWDTGGIIGIPVTVRDMSFPVGRIWRVNADEGRYEPVSDWIHLD, from the coding sequence ATGTTCAGAAACATCCTCAAGAAAGGTCGCCGGCTTGCCGCGCTGGGTAGCCTGGTCGCTGCGTTAACAGTTGCCGCCCCGGCGCTAGCCCAAGATAAGGAGCCTATCGTGTTTGGTGGCTCGATCCCGCTCTCGGGTGTTTTCGCCTTTGCCGGCATTCACCTTCATGCGGGACTCACGGACTACACCACCTGGATCAACAGCCAGGGCGGTATCAATGGCCATCCCGTGGAATATGTCATGGAAGACACCGCCTATGAGGTGGACCGGTCGGTTGCTGCATTCAAAAAGATTTCGGGCAGGAGTTCCCCGGCGACCTATTACGGAGACAGCACCGGTTTCATGAAAGCTATTGCCTCGGAGCTAAACAGCCAGGGTAACACCCTGATGAGCGGTGCATCGTTCGCTACCGTTCTGACCGACAATGAAACCTATCCGTACCAGTTCATTCCCGGACCAAACTACAGCCAGATGTTCGGGATTATCCTCGAGTACATCGCGTCCCAGGGTGAAGGCGGCGATATGCCGAACGTGGCATTCGTCTACAGCGATACCGAATTTGGCAAGGACCCGATCGAGAATGGTAAAGCCCGTGCGGCGGAGCTGGGCATCGACGTGGTGGAGGAGATTGTTACCAAACCCGGCAGTGTCGACGTCTCTGCCGAGGTCCTGAAGCTGCGTCGGGTGCGCCCGGATTACGTGGTGTTCCACGGCTATGTGCTGTCACCGATCAACGAGTTCATGGTGCAGATGCGTCAGATGGGCCTGGATACCCAGTTCATGGGTACTTTCTGGTCCTCCGACAAGCTGATCATCGACAAGATGGGCGCGGATGCCGACGGCTACATGGGCGTTATGCCCTACAACTACTACGACAGTGAGGAAAGTGGCCCGATGCTGGATGCCCTGAGGGCCCAGGCCGAGAAGAGTGATCCGGAGGCCGGTTACCGTCCCACCGGTTACATACAGGGCTGGTTTAACGCCATGGTCTGGACAGAAGTGATCAAACGTACCCTGGATGCCGACAAGGAGCTGACCGCGGATAACATGGCAGAGGCTCTGGCCTCCATCAAGGACTGGGACACCGGCGGTATCATCGGGATTCCCGTGACCGTGCGGGACATGTCTTTCCCGGTAGGCCGTATTTGGCGAGTGAACGCTGACGAAGGCCGCTATGAGCCGGTGTCGGACTGGATCCACCTCGACTGA
- a CDS encoding branched-chain amino acid ABC transporter permease: MRIGDAKQSYEADEAIWTSQTQKLWLGFFLLVLLVFPFIVDSYLLYLGCLVGIAVISTTGLNILTGFTGLISLGQAGFMGVGAYTVAWLSINTALPFPVTLVLAGLMAAAVGILVGLPSLRVKGLYLAIATLAASVFLHFIFAEWESVTGGMGGLSLEPAHLFGLTFQSDFMMYFIIVPLAVLMVMGARNVFRTRIGRAFIAIRDRDISAEILGINLLRYKLMSFALSSFYAGVAGGLFAYFFRVVTPESFPLSMSIFYLAAVIVGGMGNLLGGILGAAFMTLVPEALKLLTAALTPFYPNAPVFMSPMLEIIFGALIVGFLIFEPHGLAEIWHRIRRFFRLWPFRN; the protein is encoded by the coding sequence ATGCGCATCGGTGACGCAAAACAGAGCTACGAGGCCGATGAGGCAATCTGGACCAGCCAGACCCAGAAACTTTGGCTGGGGTTCTTCCTGCTGGTTTTGCTGGTATTCCCTTTTATCGTGGACTCCTATCTGCTGTACCTGGGGTGCCTGGTCGGCATCGCTGTCATCAGCACGACGGGTCTGAATATCCTGACCGGCTTTACCGGCCTGATTTCCCTGGGGCAGGCCGGGTTTATGGGGGTGGGCGCCTACACCGTTGCCTGGCTGTCGATTAATACCGCATTGCCGTTCCCGGTGACCCTGGTGCTGGCCGGCCTCATGGCAGCTGCGGTCGGGATCCTCGTAGGCTTGCCTTCGCTTCGTGTCAAAGGTTTGTATCTGGCCATCGCGACTCTGGCGGCCAGCGTGTTCCTGCATTTCATCTTTGCCGAGTGGGAATCGGTAACCGGAGGGATGGGTGGCTTGAGCCTGGAACCGGCGCACCTGTTTGGTCTCACCTTCCAGAGCGATTTCATGATGTATTTCATCATTGTTCCGCTGGCGGTGCTGATGGTGATGGGTGCCAGGAATGTATTCCGGACAAGAATTGGCCGGGCCTTTATCGCCATTCGCGACCGGGATATCTCCGCGGAGATCCTTGGCATTAACCTTTTGCGCTACAAGCTGATGTCCTTTGCACTCAGCTCCTTTTATGCCGGGGTCGCCGGTGGCCTCTTTGCCTATTTCTTTCGGGTGGTTACACCGGAAAGCTTCCCGCTTTCCATGTCCATTTTCTACCTCGCTGCGGTGATCGTCGGCGGCATGGGCAATCTGCTGGGTGGCATCCTCGGCGCCGCCTTCATGACGCTGGTACCGGAAGCCCTGAAACTGCTGACCGCCGCGCTGACGCCCTTTTATCCGAATGCGCCGGTGTTCATGTCACCGATGCTGGAAATCATCTTTGGCGCGCTGATCGTGGGCTTCCTGATTTTCGAACCCCACGGTTTGGCGGAGATCTGGCACCGGATCCGCCGCTTCTTCCGCCTTTGGCCGTTCAGGAATTAA
- a CDS encoding branched-chain amino acid ABC transporter permease: MDWLFFGEISLAGLAMGGLYALIALGFVIIYKATRVINFAIGEIMMFAAYLFLAFAGGMEMSPWIALPLAVIGGSILGGVIEKTMIRPMLGESPISVVMVTIGIASILVGLVEFIWTADPQLLPNFLPREPVFIGELYLAPKIAYGFLIGSALLIVYLLYFRFSRGGVALRATASDQAAAYSMGINVRRVFNMAWVFGSLAASLAGVLVAATGGLSPQFGIIGLSVLVVVIVGGLDSILGALVAGVFIGWLETVAGAYLGGEYRMPATFLVLAIILVIRPYGLFGTHEIERV; encoded by the coding sequence ATGGATTGGTTGTTCTTCGGCGAAATCAGCCTGGCAGGCCTTGCCATGGGCGGCCTTTACGCCCTCATCGCCCTGGGCTTTGTGATTATCTATAAAGCGACGAGGGTTATCAATTTCGCCATCGGCGAGATCATGATGTTCGCGGCCTACCTGTTCCTGGCGTTTGCCGGTGGCATGGAAATGTCACCCTGGATTGCCCTGCCGCTGGCCGTAATCGGCGGCAGTATTCTGGGTGGCGTCATCGAAAAGACCATGATCCGTCCGATGCTGGGCGAGTCGCCGATCTCGGTGGTGATGGTGACTATCGGGATTGCCAGCATCCTGGTGGGCCTGGTGGAGTTCATCTGGACCGCCGATCCGCAGTTGCTGCCCAATTTCCTGCCCCGGGAGCCGGTGTTTATCGGTGAGCTGTATCTTGCGCCCAAAATTGCCTACGGCTTTCTCATTGGTTCCGCCCTGCTGATCGTCTACCTGCTGTACTTTAGGTTCTCTCGCGGTGGCGTGGCCTTGCGAGCCACCGCCTCGGATCAGGCGGCAGCCTATTCCATGGGCATCAATGTGCGCCGGGTGTTCAACATGGCGTGGGTGTTTGGCTCTCTTGCGGCATCCCTGGCAGGTGTGCTGGTGGCGGCCACCGGGGGCCTCAGCCCGCAGTTCGGGATCATTGGCCTGAGTGTTCTTGTGGTGGTGATCGTAGGCGGTCTGGACAGTATTCTCGGCGCCCTGGTGGCCGGCGTGTTCATCGGCTGGCTGGAGACGGTAGCTGGCGCCTATCTGGGCGGTGAATACCGGATGCCGGCAACCTTCCTGGTGCTGGCGATTATCCTGGTGATCCGCCCCTATGGCCTGTTCGGCACCCACGAAATAGAGCGAGTTTAA
- a CDS encoding ABC transporter ATP-binding protein gives MSILEISNLSLSFGGVKALQDVSFRVPENTVTTIIGPNGAGKTSLFNCISGFYKPQQGTIRYQGQTLPGSIKPPKRAALGLARTFQNIALFRGMTVLDNIKLGAHVHMKSGLLSALAYFGPARREEMAVRKDVEERIIDFLEIDHIRRQPVASLSYGLQKRVELARALAMQPKVLMLDEPVAGMNREEKEDMARFILDIREEWGVTVLMVEHDMGMVMDISDHIAVLNFGQVITEGLPADVQNNPEVIKAYLGNSDIESLRKKLNAEGEAA, from the coding sequence GTGAGCATCCTTGAAATCAGTAACCTGTCTCTGTCGTTTGGTGGTGTTAAGGCGCTGCAGGACGTGAGTTTCCGGGTGCCTGAAAACACGGTAACAACCATTATCGGCCCGAACGGCGCCGGCAAAACATCGCTGTTCAACTGCATTTCCGGCTTCTACAAACCCCAGCAGGGCACCATCCGCTATCAGGGGCAGACGCTGCCGGGCAGCATCAAGCCGCCGAAACGGGCAGCATTGGGCCTTGCCCGAACCTTCCAGAACATTGCCCTGTTCCGGGGTATGACCGTCCTGGACAATATCAAGCTGGGCGCCCACGTGCACATGAAGAGCGGACTGCTCAGTGCGCTGGCCTATTTCGGCCCGGCCCGGCGTGAGGAAATGGCCGTCCGTAAGGATGTGGAAGAGCGCATCATCGATTTCCTCGAGATAGACCACATCCGCCGCCAGCCGGTTGCGAGCCTTTCCTACGGCCTTCAGAAGCGGGTCGAGCTCGCCCGGGCGCTGGCCATGCAGCCGAAAGTCCTGATGCTGGATGAGCCGGTGGCGGGTATGAACCGTGAGGAAAAGGAAGACATGGCCCGCTTTATTCTCGATATTCGGGAAGAGTGGGGGGTTACCGTGCTGATGGTGGAACACGACATGGGCATGGTCATGGATATTTCAGACCATATCGCGGTGCTCAACTTTGGTCAGGTCATCACCGAAGGCCTGCCTGCGGACGTTCAGAACAACCCCGAGGTTATCAAGGCTTACCTGGGCAATAGTGATATCGAGAGCCTTCGCAAAAAGCTCAATGCCGAGGGGGAGGCCGCCTGA
- a CDS encoding enoyl-CoA hydratase/isomerase family protein, translating to MTDTLVTTAFDAGTGVARLTFNRPEALNAINVALAEAFLAAVEEINSHSGVRCIVLTGAGRAFMAGGDVSSMAGTSEQAGKAIGAILDAVNPAILLLRSMEAPVIAAVRGVAAGAGLSLTLMADLVIAEEDAKFLVAYNGIGAVPDCGGSWALAHKLGAGRAAELMLLGRTLNAGEAKDWGMVNEVVPASEFESRVNRMIEKVAKGPTRAFGAFRQLIDRANGDQLADHLEAERAAFLEMTRTEDFAEGVSAFLSKRTAAFRGQ from the coding sequence ATGACAGACACACTGGTAACCACGGCTTTTGATGCCGGAACAGGGGTAGCCAGGTTGACCTTTAATCGCCCCGAGGCCCTGAACGCCATCAATGTGGCCCTCGCAGAAGCCTTTCTTGCGGCAGTCGAGGAAATCAATAGTCATTCCGGCGTTCGGTGTATTGTCCTGACAGGCGCAGGGCGAGCGTTCATGGCCGGTGGTGACGTGTCCAGCATGGCTGGAACGTCTGAGCAGGCAGGCAAAGCGATAGGCGCGATCCTGGATGCCGTCAATCCCGCCATCCTTCTACTTCGCAGCATGGAGGCACCGGTTATCGCTGCGGTCAGGGGCGTGGCCGCCGGCGCAGGGCTCAGTCTCACGCTGATGGCCGATCTGGTGATCGCCGAGGAAGACGCGAAATTTCTGGTCGCCTACAACGGTATTGGCGCGGTTCCGGATTGCGGCGGCAGCTGGGCCCTGGCCCACAAGTTGGGCGCTGGTCGGGCGGCGGAGCTGATGTTGCTGGGACGCACCTTGAATGCCGGCGAAGCAAAAGACTGGGGTATGGTCAACGAGGTCGTCCCGGCCAGCGAATTCGAGAGCCGGGTGAACCGGATGATCGAAAAAGTCGCCAAGGGACCAACCCGGGCCTTCGGTGCCTTTCGCCAGCTGATCGATAGGGCCAATGGAGACCAACTCGCCGACCACCTCGAAGCAGAGCGCGCGGCCTTCCTTGAAATGACCCGAACCGAGGATTTTGCCGAAGGCGTGTCGGCGTTTCTGTCCAAGCGTACCGCAGCATTTCGTGGGCAATAA
- the nfsA gene encoding oxygen-insensitive NADPH nitroreductase, with protein sequence MNPTIELLKSHRSIRKFTGKKIPEDLLRELIRAGQCAATSNHVQAYSIIHVIDPDNRRKIAELAGGQDYIADCSDFLVFCADMRRSTDAAGRAGADVVRGMTEQLLVATIDTSLMAQNVAIAAESEGLGLCYIGGIRNNPAEISEILRLPEHVYPVFGMCLGYPDQTPEVKPRLPVEAILKEDYYSDARDEEMVAGFDRTMNEYYRQRTGGNKDTTWSEQLKPLFTSKLRPHMRDFLRKCGFEMK encoded by the coding sequence ATGAATCCGACCATAGAACTTCTGAAATCCCATCGTTCGATACGCAAATTTACCGGCAAGAAAATTCCCGAGGACCTGCTCCGGGAGCTGATCCGTGCTGGCCAGTGCGCCGCCACCTCGAACCATGTGCAGGCATACTCAATCATTCACGTGATTGATCCGGATAACCGCCGGAAAATCGCCGAACTTGCGGGCGGACAGGACTACATCGCCGATTGCTCGGACTTTCTGGTGTTCTGTGCCGACATGCGGCGCTCTACCGATGCCGCCGGACGGGCCGGGGCAGACGTGGTGCGCGGGATGACTGAGCAGCTTCTGGTTGCCACCATCGACACCAGCCTGATGGCCCAGAACGTGGCCATTGCAGCAGAATCCGAGGGGCTTGGACTGTGCTATATCGGTGGCATACGCAACAACCCGGCGGAGATCAGCGAGATACTTCGGCTGCCGGAGCATGTGTACCCGGTATTCGGCATGTGCCTCGGCTATCCGGATCAGACCCCCGAGGTAAAGCCCCGCCTGCCGGTGGAGGCGATTCTCAAGGAAGACTACTACTCCGATGCCCGTGACGAGGAGATGGTCGCCGGGTTCGATCGCACCATGAACGAATATTATCGGCAACGCACCGGTGGCAACAAGGACACCACCTGGTCCGAGCAGCTCAAGCCGCTGTTCACCTCGAAACTGCGGCCGCACATGCGCGACTTCCTGCGCAAATGCGGCTTCGAGATGAAATAA